A genome region from Candidatus Poribacteria bacterium includes the following:
- a CDS encoding phytanoyl-CoA dioxygenase family protein, with protein MLTQEQCDFYDENGYIGVEAVLTTEEVVDLQRVTDEFVEKSREVTEHTDIFDLEPGHTAANPRVRRIKSPALYHTVYDQTLRHPKILDIVEQLIGSGVRYNGHKLNMKYPEFGSPVEWHQDWAFYPHTNDDLLAVGIVIDDMTVENGALMIIPGSHKGPTLDHHQDGAFIGAVTDPDFTPEDAVPVELKAGGITIHHVRALHGSAPNTSDKPRRLLLFQYCAVDAWPLKGIPDWDTFNDFIIRGESTNQPRMVAAPVRMPEPYAELKGSIYEVQSLLENPLYTNK; from the coding sequence ATGCTCACGCAAGAACAGTGTGATTTTTACGACGAAAACGGCTATATCGGTGTTGAAGCAGTACTAACGACGGAAGAAGTCGTCGATCTCCAACGAGTTACCGATGAATTCGTTGAGAAATCAAGAGAAGTGACCGAACATACTGACATCTTTGATCTGGAACCCGGGCATACCGCCGCGAACCCACGCGTGCGGCGTATCAAAAGCCCCGCGCTTTACCACACCGTCTACGACCAAACCTTACGGCACCCCAAGATACTGGATATCGTGGAACAACTTATCGGATCCGGCGTTCGGTATAACGGGCATAAATTGAATATGAAATATCCAGAATTCGGAAGCCCGGTCGAATGGCATCAGGATTGGGCGTTTTATCCCCACACCAATGACGATCTGCTCGCAGTTGGGATCGTCATTGACGATATGACTGTGGAGAACGGCGCGCTGATGATAATTCCAGGGTCTCATAAGGGACCGACTTTAGATCATCACCAAGATGGTGCTTTTATCGGGGCAGTGACAGATCCTGATTTCACGCCAGAAGATGCTGTGCCTGTTGAGTTGAAGGCAGGTGGGATTACAATCCATCATGTTCGGGCGTTACACGGTTCTGCCCCGAATACCTCTGACAAACCGCGACGCTTACTGCTCTTCCAGTATTGCGCGGTAGATGCCTGGCCCCTGAAGGGAATTCCAGATTGGGATACTTTCAACGACTTCATTATTCGTGGCGAATCGACAAATCAACCCCGTATGGTAGCTGCACCCGTGCGTATGCCGGAACCGTACGCGGAACTAAAAGGCTCTATCTACGAAGTTCAATCTTTACTTGAAAACCCACTTTACACGAACAAGTAG